From the genome of Wolbachia endosymbiont (group B) of Parapoynx stratiotata, one region includes:
- a CDS encoding cytochrome b produces MEDDSKKEIIEEKGILGWIEYRLPIFSFLKHTASYQVPKNLNYAWNFGSLAGIALILQIITGIFLAMHYTPHVDHAFNSVERIMRDVSYGWLIRYTHAVGASLFFMVVYVHIMRGLYYGSYKRPREMVWFIGIFIFFAMMATAFMGYVLPWGQMSFWGATVITNLFSAIPLIGDKIVIWLWGSFSVDNPTLNRFFALHYLMPFIIIALAMLHVVALHRFGSNNPSGIEVRSDKDTIPFYPYYIAKDSITFGLFFIILFAFVFYAPNYLGHPDNYIEADPMVTPVHIVPEWYFLPFYAMLRSIPNKLIGVLTMFGSILVWFLLPWLDKSKVKSGSYRPLFKKFFWVFAINFAFLAWLGGQEVKEPYITLSRLSTLYYFSYFVIILPLLSKYEKPKKLPKTISDSVPEMK; encoded by the coding sequence ATGGAAGATGATAGCAAAAAAGAAATAATAGAAGAAAAAGGTATATTAGGTTGGATAGAGTATAGACTGCCTATATTTTCTTTTCTAAAACATACTGCTTCTTATCAAGTACCAAAAAATTTAAATTATGCTTGGAATTTTGGTTCTTTAGCTGGTATAGCGCTGATTTTACAAATAATAACAGGTATATTTCTTGCCATGCACTACACTCCGCATGTTGATCATGCATTTAATAGTGTGGAGCGTATAATGCGTGACGTAAGTTATGGATGGCTGATACGTTATACTCATGCTGTTGGGGCGTCGCTCTTCTTTATGGTGGTCTATGTTCATATCATGCGTGGATTATATTACGGATCTTATAAGAGACCGCGAGAAATGGTATGGTTTATTGGCATATTTATATTTTTTGCAATGATGGCAACTGCCTTTATGGGATATGTTCTTCCATGGGGACAAATGAGTTTTTGGGGTGCAACAGTTATAACTAATTTATTCTCGGCTATACCTTTAATTGGTGATAAAATAGTTATATGGCTATGGGGAAGTTTCTCTGTTGATAATCCAACGCTCAATCGTTTTTTTGCGCTGCATTATCTTATGCCTTTCATTATTATCGCTTTAGCTATGTTGCATGTTGTTGCTCTGCATAGGTTTGGCTCTAATAATCCAAGTGGAATAGAAGTCAGGTCAGATAAGGATACCATTCCTTTTTATCCTTACTATATAGCAAAGGACTCCATAACTTTTGGTTTATTTTTTATAATTTTATTTGCATTTGTTTTTTATGCCCCTAATTATCTTGGGCATCCTGATAATTATATAGAGGCTGATCCTATGGTAACTCCAGTACATATAGTGCCAGAGTGGTATTTCTTACCTTTTTATGCGATGCTGCGTTCAATTCCAAATAAACTTATTGGTGTACTTACCATGTTTGGATCTATTTTAGTGTGGTTTCTTTTGCCTTGGCTCGATAAATCAAAGGTTAAAAGTGGTTCCTACCGTCCATTATTTAAGAAATTTTTTTGGGTTTTTGCAATAAATTTTGCATTTCTTGCCTGGCTTGGGGGACAAGAAGTTAAGGAGCCTTACATTACTTTAAGTAGGCTTTCAACTCTTTATTATTTTTCATATTTTGTGATAATTTTACCTTTACTTAGTAAGTATGAGAAACCAAAAAAATTACCAAAAACAATAAGCGATTCCGTGCCGGAGATGAAGTGA
- a CDS encoding ankyrin repeat domain-containing protein encodes MERQEIIESLRKKLFSAINRDDFEKVKEYIEEAEHRHIKNEILNNEKYSMKPMHSATYIGNLKVLQFLCDSGADVNTTISSRYLSTPLHIAAINGKLEIAQFLLDRDANINATNYKGFTPLYLAFNHCHLDMVKLLLCRGADASIQSQYGKTALDVVGGYRKDRCNSNSKIQEIEYVLSSATEDDCEAKLTSIKAGVKVGLDANDATDSVSSAANLSLFPTKAIKIELEVINTTDLASRTVNSSFTLIRENFEEVSSTASNAVKPSSNSIFSWITTTISGLFSSAPALPTVQQSVAHLTGSPIGSSQIDCNGTVLLTSLAISKFTRKQHFRPIDDSPLTAEKNKERELDIIEKKFETALSNCEKLYQCPRSSLSNSTISKGVCHQKCL; translated from the coding sequence ATGGAAAGACAAGAAATAATTGAGAGCCTGAGAAAAAAATTATTTTCTGCTATAAACAGAGATGATTTTGAGAAAGTTAAAGAATATATTGAAGAGGCAGAACATAGACACATAAAAAATGAGATTTTGAATAATGAAAAATATAGTATGAAGCCTATGCATTCTGCTACTTACATAGGTAACTTAAAGGTATTGCAGTTTTTGTGTGACAGTGGTGCTGATGTTAATACTACTATTAGCAGTCGATATTTGAGTACTCCCTTACACATTGCTGCTATTAATGGCAAACTAGAAATAGCACAGTTTTTACTTGATCGTGATGCTAACATCAATGCTACAAATTATAAAGGCTTTACACCTTTGTACTTAGCATTTAACCATTGTCATTTAGATATGGTAAAACTCCTACTCTGTAGAGGTGCTGATGCTAGTATTCAAAGTCAGTACGGCAAAACAGCATTAGATGTTGTTGGAGGTTATAGAAAAGATAGATGTAATAGCAATAGTAAAATTCAAGAGATAGAATATGTATTGAGCAGTGCTACTGAAGATGATTGTGAAGCAAAATTAACTTCTATAAAAGCAGGTGTTAAGGTAGGGTTAGACGCTAATGACGCCACAGATTCTGTAAGTAGTGCAGCGAATCTTTCATTATTCCCTACCAAAGCAATCAAGATAGAATTGGAAGTTATTAATACCACAGACTTGGCAAGTAGAACAGTGAATTCTTCCTTCACTCTTATCAGAGAAAATTTTGAAGAAGTTAGCAGCACTGCAAGCAATGCAGTAAAACCTTCTTCTAATAGTATATTTAGTTGGATAACTACCACCATCAGTGGCTTATTCAGCAGCGCTCCTGCTTTACCTACTGTACAGCAATCTGTTGCACATTTAACTGGAAGTCCTATTGGTTCTTCACAAATTGATTGTAATGGAACAGTTCTGCTAACTTCTTTAGCAATAAGTAAGTTCACAAGAAAACAACATTTTAGGCCAATAGACGATTCACCTTTGACAGCAGAAAAAAATAAGGAAAGAGAACTTGACATTATAGAAAAAAAATTCGAGACGGCACTTAGTAATTGTGAAAAACTTTATCAATGTCCTCGGAGTTCATTAAGCAATTCAACAATATCTAAAGGTGTATGTCATCAAAAGTGCCTTTAA
- a CDS encoding ankyrin repeat domain-containing protein: MRKYRIEELRNKLFIAINKLDFEKVKRCVRKAKIKGVQNDIINGKQYGMAPIHFATYRANSKILQFLINNGARVNAVSDACIVPSVSIVVTYDMEKVVFDCIHGNTSFQGMQNFTALHLALYQCRLDIAKVLLDNNIDINIRSTNGKIAFEVIPGYESLCSDGCDIKKIFLAVLRFHKNNCTELLLSARINTKLELEAGDTPDPEPSSAVKPFSFINSIFSWVTTATLSSLFSSAHALPSAQQSVDHFAGSPIGSSQVDFNSTALLTDVMIRKFTEKKYSRPLEDSLLTIQEIRERRLNTIEKNFETALSKCEKLYQHPESSLSNLTIPKGMHQKSL, encoded by the coding sequence ATGCGAAAATACAGAATAGAAGAGTTAAGGAATAAATTGTTTATTGCTATAAACAAACTTGATTTTGAGAAAGTTAAAAGATGTGTTAGAAAGGCAAAGATTAAAGGTGTACAAAACGATATTATTAATGGTAAGCAATATGGCATGGCACCTATACATTTTGCTACTTACAGAGCTAACTCAAAGATATTGCAGTTTTTGATTAACAATGGTGCTCGTGTTAATGCTGTGAGTGATGCGTGCATTGTTCCTTCCGTATCCATTGTTGTAACATATGATATGGAGAAAGTTGTATTTGATTGTATTCACGGCAACACTAGCTTTCAAGGAATGCAAAATTTTACAGCTTTACACTTAGCACTTTATCAGTGTCGATTAGATATAGCAAAAGTTCTGCTTGATAATAATATTGATATTAATATTAGAAGTACAAATGGCAAAATAGCATTTGAGGTTATTCCAGGTTATGAAAGTCTTTGCAGTGATGGCTGTGACATAAAAAAAATATTCTTAGCTGTGTTAAGATTTCATAAAAATAATTGTACAGAACTATTACTTTCTGCTAGAATAAATACTAAGTTAGAATTAGAAGCTGGTGATACTCCAGATCCTGAACCAAGTAGTGCAGTAAAACCTTTTTCTTTTATTAATAGTATATTTAGTTGGGTAACCACTGCCACACTCAGCAGCTTATTCAGCAGTGCTCATGCTTTACCTTCTGCACAGCAATCTGTTGATCACTTCGCTGGTAGCCCAATTGGTTCTTCACAAGTTGATTTTAATTCAACAGCTCTACTAACTGATGTAATGATCAGAAAGTTCACAGAGAAAAAATACTCAAGGCCACTAGAAGATTCACTTCTCACAATACAAGAAATTAGAGAAAGAAGGCTTAACACTATAGAAAAAAACTTCGAGACAGCACTTAGTAAGTGTGAAAAACTTTATCAACATCCTGAAAGTTCATTAAGCAATTTAACGATACCTAAAGGTATGCATCAAAAGTCCCTCTAA
- a CDS encoding DnaJ domain-containing protein: MMNSILSKFLNEFNSSKSYTKNYTGDNMSKDEALKILGLNSEASQNEINKAYQNLMKLVHPDKGGSEYFAQKLNAARDRLLKT; the protein is encoded by the coding sequence ATGATGAACTCTATATTAAGTAAGTTTTTGAACGAATTTAACAGCAGTAAAAGTTACACCAAAAATTACACTGGTGATAATATGTCCAAAGATGAAGCATTAAAAATACTGGGGCTGAATTCCGAGGCAAGCCAAAATGAAATCAATAAGGCATACCAAAATTTAATGAAACTGGTCCATCCAGACAAGGGAGGCTCGGAATATTTTGCACAAAAGTTAAACGCAGCACGTGATAGATTGCTAAAGACCTAA
- a CDS encoding NifU family protein, translating to MFIQIEETPNPNTLKFLPGFEILSEGETADFSNADEIKNSKLAVNLFQIEHVVRVFFGHDFISVTKSDRMNWDIVKVEILTTIMDHFTSGGKAFDKEGVSDNKMLEEEFFNENDIEIVNRIKELMESYIKPAVAQDGGDIKFRGYKDGIVYVELQGACSGCPSAAITLKQGVQNMLSYHIPEVSGIETML from the coding sequence ATGTTTATCCAGATTGAAGAAACACCAAACCCAAACACGCTGAAATTTCTTCCTGGTTTTGAAATTCTGAGCGAAGGAGAAACAGCTGATTTTTCAAATGCAGATGAAATAAAGAACTCCAAACTAGCAGTAAATCTTTTTCAAATAGAACATGTTGTAAGAGTATTTTTTGGTCATGATTTTATTTCGGTAACAAAATCAGATAGAATGAATTGGGATATAGTAAAGGTGGAAATTTTAACTACAATTATGGATCACTTTACTTCTGGTGGAAAAGCATTTGATAAAGAAGGAGTAAGTGATAATAAAATGCTAGAGGAAGAATTCTTTAATGAAAATGATATAGAAATTGTAAATAGAATAAAAGAATTGATGGAAAGTTATATTAAACCTGCAGTTGCTCAAGATGGTGGTGATATCAAATTTCGTGGCTATAAAGACGGGATAGTTTATGTTGAGTTACAAGGAGCTTGCTCCGGATGCCCAAGTGCTGCAATTACTTTAAAGCAAGGAGTGCAGAATATGCTAAGCTATCACATACCAGAAGTTTCAGGTATAGAGACTATGCTATGA
- the hisS gene encoding histidine--tRNA ligase, protein MTNQTVRGTKDLLFDEWYKSKYIEQTANRISSLYGFLPAQTPIFEYTEVFTKTLGDSSDIITKEMYTFNDKGGKSITLRPEFTAAIVRLLIEKKLQTPIKLFSIGPAFRYERPQKGRQRQFHQINFEVFGIEDPKADIELISLAQHLLTEFGINKNVKLEINSLGDSETTSKYREALISYLKKFQNDLSEDSQNRLIKNPLRVLDSKDKTDKEIISDAPKISDYYTKESSYFFDQVLNGLQALGIPYTVNSKLVRGLDYYCHTVFEFVTEDLGAQGAVFAGGRYDNLVSSVGGKHTPAIGFAGGIERIMELINYAEKKERPIYIIPIGGEAEEHAITLASELRRNGLYVIYEYSGTLKTRMKKANQANAKVVLIFGDEELSSKTLKIKNMDTGEEKMIARDKTVENI, encoded by the coding sequence ATGACTAATCAAACAGTTAGAGGAACGAAAGATCTCCTGTTTGATGAATGGTATAAATCTAAATACATAGAGCAAACAGCAAATAGAATCTCAAGTTTATACGGCTTTTTGCCTGCTCAAACTCCGATATTTGAATATACGGAAGTTTTCACAAAGACTTTAGGTGATAGCTCAGACATCATCACTAAAGAGATGTACACCTTTAATGATAAAGGGGGAAAGAGCATAACTCTGCGTCCTGAGTTCACTGCAGCTATTGTTAGGTTACTCATTGAAAAAAAACTGCAAACGCCGATAAAATTATTTTCAATAGGGCCTGCATTTCGCTATGAAAGACCGCAAAAGGGAAGACAAAGGCAATTTCATCAGATAAATTTTGAGGTTTTTGGCATAGAAGATCCAAAAGCTGATATTGAATTGATATCACTCGCTCAGCACTTACTAACTGAATTTGGCATCAATAAAAATGTAAAGCTGGAAATCAACTCTCTGGGTGATAGTGAAACAACAAGTAAGTATAGAGAAGCTTTGATATCGTATTTAAAAAAGTTTCAAAATGACCTATCAGAAGATAGTCAAAATAGATTGATTAAAAACCCACTCAGAGTATTAGACTCTAAGGATAAGACAGATAAAGAAATAATCTCTGACGCACCAAAAATCAGTGATTATTATACAAAAGAATCTTCATATTTCTTTGACCAGGTGTTAAATGGACTCCAAGCTCTTGGCATACCTTACACTGTAAATAGCAAATTAGTTCGAGGTCTAGACTATTATTGTCACACAGTATTTGAATTTGTCACAGAAGATTTAGGTGCACAAGGAGCAGTTTTTGCCGGTGGAAGATACGATAATCTAGTATCTTCAGTAGGTGGAAAACACACTCCAGCAATAGGATTTGCAGGGGGGATTGAGCGTATAATGGAATTAATCAACTATGCTGAAAAAAAAGAGAGGCCTATTTATATAATTCCAATCGGTGGAGAAGCTGAAGAACATGCTATAACACTTGCAAGTGAATTACGCAGAAATGGTTTATATGTGATTTACGAATATAGTGGAACTCTAAAAACCCGAATGAAAAAAGCAAATCAAGCAAATGCAAAAGTTGTATTAATCTTTGGTGATGAAGAGCTAAGCAGTAAAACTTTAAAAATTAAAAATATGGACACGGGTGAAGAAAAAATGATTGCTCGCGATAAAACCGTAGAAAATATCTAA
- the surE gene encoding 5'/3'-nucleotidase SurE, translating to MIILITNDDGFESEGIRLLKEIAHNFASEVWIVAPDADRSGSARSLDYPVKQSIRINQHSEREFSVSGTPADCVIIALNKIMNKKPDLILSGVNIGSNVGDDICYSGTIGAAMEGAARSIPSIALSQVYHDKIDWNNTKVFAPKVISKLMKVGWPKDIVMSINFPATEKVKGVEFAEQGEYNIDGDLTFTENLNGSLSLNWSREHSGSGSVDKIKGGFITITPIKLDFTDYDILNAMKNSCAEEFSSIANTPIASD from the coding sequence ATGATAATATTGATAACAAATGATGATGGTTTTGAAAGTGAAGGAATAAGACTACTTAAAGAAATTGCACACAATTTTGCATCGGAAGTATGGATAGTGGCGCCAGATGCTGATAGGAGTGGATCTGCAAGATCTCTTGATTACCCAGTGAAACAATCTATTAGAATAAACCAACATAGTGAAAGGGAGTTTAGTGTGTCTGGTACTCCCGCAGATTGTGTTATTATCGCGTTAAATAAAATTATGAATAAGAAACCAGACTTAATATTATCTGGAGTAAATATTGGATCAAATGTCGGAGATGATATTTGTTATTCAGGCACAATCGGTGCTGCAATGGAAGGTGCTGCAAGATCGATACCTTCTATTGCGCTGAGCCAAGTTTATCATGATAAAATAGACTGGAACAATACAAAAGTTTTTGCACCAAAGGTTATCAGCAAGCTAATGAAAGTTGGTTGGCCTAAAGATATAGTGATGAGTATAAATTTTCCTGCTACAGAAAAAGTGAAAGGGGTCGAATTTGCTGAACAAGGTGAATATAACATTGATGGTGATTTAACTTTTACTGAAAACTTAAATGGTTCTTTGAGCTTAAATTGGTCTCGGGAACACTCAGGCAGTGGTAGTGTAGATAAAATAAAAGGAGGTTTTATTACTATTACACCGATAAAATTAGATTTTACAGATTATGATATATTAAATGCTATGAAAAATTCTTGTGCAGAGGAATTTTCTTCTATAGCTAACACTCCTATTGCTTCTGATTAG
- a CDS encoding APC family permease, with protein sequence MSNKIGFLAIFALVISSQIGSGIFMLPISLAPYGAYSLISWVISGFGAISLALVFASLCAKFPETGGPHIYVKHAFGSTAAFFVGWTYWVSSWVSSTAVTIASIGYLAPLFHNDIQDIRLLLEIILILAIMLINLRGVTTAGRVELLLTIVKIIALLAIPIAGLFFFDRNNFIVSEEVSNFTISQTLARSTLLTLWCFIGLESATAPAGSVNNPSKTIPRAIVLGTVCVAVIYFINSLSIMGLISGNDLASSKAPYVDAIEIMFPGNWHLIISVVAFIVSVSNLNAWFLADGQVTLGLAKDKLMPQFFGKKNKHDAPLWGIILSTLGVLVLLILTSNKSFAEQVTSIIDISVVSFLFIYLACSLAFLKVNIQDKSYCKFLIGGVAVSFCCWIIYETSIKTLLISSLFPLSGTLIYLLWYHKLKT encoded by the coding sequence GTGTCAAATAAAATAGGCTTTTTGGCTATTTTCGCCTTGGTGATCAGTAGCCAAATCGGCTCTGGAATTTTTATGCTCCCAATTAGCCTTGCACCATACGGCGCTTATAGCCTCATAAGCTGGGTTATATCAGGATTTGGTGCTATATCTCTAGCTTTGGTTTTTGCTTCACTCTGCGCAAAGTTTCCAGAAACGGGGGGACCACACATTTATGTGAAACATGCTTTTGGTTCTACAGCAGCTTTTTTTGTTGGTTGGACATATTGGGTAAGTTCGTGGGTTAGCTCAACTGCTGTAACGATTGCAAGTATCGGTTATTTAGCTCCACTTTTTCATAATGATATACAAGATATACGTTTGCTTTTAGAAATAATATTAATTTTAGCTATTATGCTAATAAACTTAAGAGGAGTAACTACTGCTGGCCGTGTTGAGCTTCTGCTAACCATTGTTAAAATTATCGCACTTCTTGCAATACCCATAGCAGGGCTATTTTTCTTTGATAGAAATAATTTTATTGTAAGTGAGGAAGTATCAAACTTTACAATATCGCAAACTCTTGCTCGTTCTACACTCCTTACTTTATGGTGTTTTATTGGGCTTGAATCAGCAACAGCACCTGCAGGATCTGTCAATAATCCCTCTAAAACAATACCAAGGGCTATAGTGCTTGGAACAGTCTGTGTTGCTGTGATATATTTCATCAATAGTCTTTCAATTATGGGATTGATAAGTGGTAATGACCTAGCTAGTTCAAAAGCACCATATGTTGATGCGATAGAAATTATGTTTCCAGGTAATTGGCATTTAATTATTTCTGTTGTTGCCTTTATCGTTTCTGTAAGTAATTTAAATGCTTGGTTTTTAGCTGATGGACAGGTCACCTTAGGCCTTGCAAAAGACAAGTTAATGCCGCAATTTTTTGGCAAAAAAAATAAGCATGATGCTCCATTATGGGGAATAATACTCAGTACTTTGGGGGTGTTAGTTTTACTTATCCTAACGTCAAATAAAAGTTTTGCTGAGCAAGTAACTTCAATAATTGATATCTCTGTGGTGTCATTTTTGTTTATCTACTTAGCATGTAGCCTTGCTTTTCTCAAAGTTAATATACAAGACAAAAGCTACTGCAAATTTTTAATTGGAGGTGTGGCTGTATCTTTTTGCTGTTGGATAATATATGAGACTTCTATAAAAACATTATTAATATCAAGTCTATTCCCTTTAAGCGGAACACTTATTTATCTACTTTGGTATCATAAACTAAAAACTTAA
- a CDS encoding APC family permease — MSNKIGFWAVFALVISSQIGSGVFMLPISLAPYGAYSLISWMISGAGAVSLALVFATLCAKFPETGGPHVYVKHTFGPAAAFFVGWTYWIISWVSTTALIVVGVGYLTPFFHEDIKSMRLFLELLLFTIITLINLRGIATAGHVEFLLTVVKVAVLLAIPVAALFFFDRNNFIISEEILSLTTSQILARSTLLTLWCFIGLELATAPAGSVDNPAKTIPKAVVLGTVCVAVIYFINNFAIMGLINGNNLASSRAPYVDAIKIMFSGNWHLIVSIVAFIFCVGSLNAWVLSSGQVAFGLAEDRLMPKFFAKRNKHGSPFWGITVSSIGTAILLILTSNNNFAQQITSIIDFSVISFLFVYLACCFAFLKVVIQERSCYKLLIGSIATTFCCWVILETPVGTLLTSSLFTASGIPIYLFWYCKTSVQQIQ; from the coding sequence GTGTCAAATAAAATAGGTTTTTGGGCTGTTTTTGCTTTAGTCATTAGTAGTCAGATCGGCTCTGGGGTTTTTATGCTTCCAATTAGCCTTGCTCCATATGGCGCTTATAGCCTTATAAGCTGGATGATATCAGGAGCTGGTGCTGTGTCTCTTGCGCTAGTTTTTGCTACGCTATGTGCAAAGTTTCCAGAAACAGGAGGTCCTCACGTTTATGTGAAACATACTTTTGGTCCTGCTGCAGCGTTCTTTGTCGGTTGGACATATTGGATAATCTCATGGGTTAGTACAACAGCTTTAATAGTTGTGGGTGTTGGCTATCTTACACCATTTTTCCATGAAGATATCAAAAGTATGCGTTTATTTTTAGAGCTGTTGTTATTTACAATCATTACATTAATAAATTTAAGGGGAATAGCTACTGCAGGGCACGTTGAATTTCTGCTCACGGTTGTGAAGGTTGCTGTATTGCTTGCAATACCTGTAGCAGCGTTGTTTTTTTTCGATAGAAATAATTTTATCATAAGTGAAGAAATATTAAGTCTTACAACATCGCAAATTCTTGCCCGCTCTACACTCCTTACTTTATGGTGTTTTATTGGACTTGAATTGGCAACAGCACCTGCAGGGTCAGTTGATAATCCAGCTAAAACTATACCAAAAGCTGTGGTGCTTGGCACAGTTTGTGTTGCTGTTATATATTTTATCAACAATTTTGCAATTATGGGATTGATCAATGGCAACAATTTAGCAAGTTCAAGAGCACCATATGTTGATGCGATAAAAATTATGTTTTCTGGTAATTGGCATTTAATTGTTTCTATAGTTGCATTCATTTTTTGTGTTGGCAGTCTAAACGCTTGGGTTTTATCTAGTGGACAAGTTGCTTTTGGTCTTGCAGAAGATAGACTAATGCCAAAATTCTTTGCTAAAAGGAACAAGCATGGCTCTCCTTTTTGGGGAATAACAGTTAGTTCAATTGGAACTGCAATTTTACTAATTCTCACTTCAAACAACAATTTTGCCCAGCAGATTACGTCGATTATTGACTTTTCTGTAATTTCATTTTTGTTCGTTTATCTTGCGTGCTGTTTTGCCTTTCTAAAGGTTGTTATACAGGAGAGGAGTTGTTATAAGCTTTTAATTGGTAGCATAGCAACAACCTTTTGTTGTTGGGTGATATTAGAAACCCCTGTAGGTACTCTGCTGACTTCGAGCCTGTTCACTGCAAGTGGCATACCCATTTATTTATTTTGGTACTGCAAAACTTCTGTGCAACAAATTCAGTAG
- a CDS encoding aspartate-semialdehyde dehydrogenase — protein sequence MGCKIAVIGATGRVGYEVLNMLAEFQKEGKFSIDSVVAFASKKSKGKKVSFGDKELTVLCLEDYDFVGTNIAIFCAESHVSERYVPIATEAGCVVIDNTSYFRMKEGVPLVIPEINKDKITEYKNHNIISNPNCTTIQMLLALHLLHKKAKIKRIVASTYQSTSGVGKAAMDELYNQTKKIFMNEAKKPEIFPKQIAFNCIPHIGEFMEDGSTKEEWKMQEETKKILEEDIKVTATCVRVPVLVGHAIAVNVEFDQHITEEEAREMLSEDDGVLVKDKREDGGYMTQIDVVQEDAVYISRIRQDDTVKHGLNMWIVADNLRKGAALNIVQILEILIKEHL from the coding sequence ATGGGATGTAAGATTGCAGTTATTGGAGCAACAGGAAGAGTAGGATATGAGGTATTGAACATGCTTGCTGAGTTTCAAAAAGAGGGAAAATTTTCGATAGATTCTGTTGTTGCTTTTGCATCGAAAAAATCAAAGGGAAAAAAGGTGAGTTTTGGTGACAAAGAGTTAACAGTTTTATGCCTTGAGGATTATGACTTCGTTGGAACTAATATAGCCATTTTCTGTGCAGAATCTCATGTTTCTGAGAGATACGTACCAATTGCAACTGAGGCTGGGTGCGTTGTGATAGATAACACTTCCTATTTTAGGATGAAAGAAGGCGTGCCACTAGTTATTCCAGAGATCAACAAAGATAAAATTACGGAATATAAAAACCATAACATAATATCTAATCCAAACTGTACTACAATACAAATGTTGCTGGCATTACATTTATTACACAAAAAAGCAAAAATAAAGAGAATCGTTGCTTCAACTTATCAATCAACTTCTGGTGTAGGTAAAGCAGCAATGGATGAGCTTTACAATCAGACAAAAAAAATCTTTATGAATGAAGCTAAAAAACCTGAAATATTTCCTAAGCAAATAGCATTTAATTGCATTCCTCATATAGGAGAGTTCATGGAAGATGGTTCTACAAAAGAGGAGTGGAAAATGCAAGAGGAGACAAAAAAAATTTTAGAAGAGGATATAAAAGTAACTGCAACTTGTGTCCGAGTACCTGTTCTTGTTGGTCATGCTATAGCAGTAAATGTAGAATTTGATCAGCATATAACTGAAGAAGAAGCTCGTGAAATGCTCAGTGAAGACGATGGAGTTTTAGTGAAAGATAAGCGCGAAGATGGTGGATATATGACTCAGATTGATGTTGTGCAAGAGGATGCCGTATACATATCGCGTATTAGACAAGACGATACCGTTAAACACGGATTAAATATGTGGATAGTAGCTGATAATCTACGCAAAGGTGCAGCACTAAATATAGTGCAGATCTTGGAGATCTTGATCAAAGAGCATTTATAG